The region AGCGTTTGAAGCACGTGCTGATGCCGGACAGTTTCTGCCACATTTCCTTTTGCATCGGGATGTGGTGGGGTGGTCCAATAACCTCGGTCCGGTCCTGACTCGCACCCGTAAGCGACAGTCTTTCAATGCAATAGCGCGACGGATCGCAATCTGATGGGAATTGGTTATAGCGCTTGACATGGGGGCGGTCGGGGGTATATTGGCCCGAGAATTGTCAAGATTCTGTTAGGATTTGCTGGTAGTGTAATGGCGGCTCACCCCGCGACCGTCCCTGATCCGAGGTCTTCAGCATCCAGTCCGTGGGGACTGGTTCTTCGCGTTTTCATTCTTCTGGGTCTTTTGTACATGTTCATGCTGTCCATCACTATGCTTGGGGCGGCGTTCAAGCTGATGGGCAAGGGGGTGGCGGAGTCGATTCTGCAGGCGACCTCGAATCCCATGGTGGGCTTGATGATAGGGCTTCTATCGACGGCCATCATACAGTCATCGTCGACGACAACATCGATAGTGGTGGGAATGGTCGGCACAGCGGCCCTTTCGTTTGACAACGCCGTCCCGATTATCATGGGCGCAAATATCGGAACCACGATTACAAACGTGCTGGTGTCGCTGGCGCATATTTCGCGCGGCGATGAGTTCCGGCGGGCATTCGCCGGATCGACCGTCCATGATTTCTTCAATATCTGTACGGTGATTGTTCTGTTTCCACTGGAACGAGCGTTTGGGATAATCTCTTATTCTTCGCACGTGGTGGAGAAGCTGTTTCGGGGAACGGGGGGGCTGACGTTTACGTCGCCGATCGCCGATATCACCAATCCCGTCTGCACCACGCTCGCGCACGTTTTGGCGGACAACGGGTGGGTGGTGGCGGTTGTTGCGCTGGTGATGTTGTTCGTGGCGCTTCGTTATATCGTCGTCGTCCTGAAGGATATGGTGCTGTCGAAGGTTGAGCGATTCTTCGATCGGTACGTGTTCCGAAACAGTGCGTTGGGATTTTTGCTGGGGATCGTGTTGACGGTTCTGGTGCAGTCGTCATCGATCACGACATCGTTGATCGTGCCGTTGATTGGCGCGGGTGTGCTGTCGATGCACCAGATTTTCCCTTACGTGCTGGGGGCCAATGTGGGGACGACGGTGACGGCATTTTTGGCGTCATTGGCGGTGGGGTCGCACGAGGCGGTCAGTATCGCGTTCGCGCACCTGCTCTTCAACGCGTACGGGATCGTGATATTCTGGCCGTTGAAACGAGTTCCGATATTCCTTGCGGAGACGCTGGCAAAGTGGACGCAGCGAAGCAGGCTGGTTCCGATCTTGTATATTGCGACAGTGTTTTTTATTATTCCGGCAGTCATAATCTATTTCGCGGGATGAGGTTCGATGTTCAAGAAATTCAAGGAGCTGTTCAGTTCAGAGAACCTGCTCGATACGGCGTTTGACACCACGGTCAAGATGCTGGAGTTCGACCGCCAGATGTACCAGGCGTCGCGTGACAGCCTTCGCGACAGCAACACCAACGAGCTGCCGTTCGATGTGAGGCAGATGGACCGCCGGATCAATAAGTACGAGCGGGAGGTGCGCCGGAACGTCCTTACGCACTTGACGATCGCCGGCATTGCAAATCTCGTTCCGGGGATGGTGTTGGTGTCGGTGGTTGTCGATGTCGAGCGAATCGGGGATTACACGAAGAACATTGTCGACCTGGCGAAGCTTCACCAGGCGAAGCTGCACGGCGGGCCGTTTGAGCAGACGCTTGTCAAATTGGAGGCGCTTGTCAAACAGCATTTCGACATGATCGTGCCGGTGCTTCGAGAGCAAAACAAGGATGCAGCGAGAGAAATCATGCGGGCGGAAGACCAGTTCGGCAAGGAGGCGGAGGGTATCGTATCGGAACTGGTCCAGAGCGGCAGTCCGCAGTTGAGCGTCGGTGACGCGGTGTCCGTGGCGTTGTACGCCCGGTACCTCAAGCGGATCAACGCCCACCTGACCAATATTGCGAGCGCCATCGTCAATCCGTTCCCCCGGATCAGCTTCCGTGAAAAGCCCGGCCAGGCCGACTAGCGCAGCGGACGACCAAAGCACAGACGGCGCGAGACGATCGATGACGATCGCTCGCGCCGTTCGCATTTGGATGTAAGCCGGGGTCAGCCCCGGATGATCATATTGACGATGTCCTTGCGGAGCAGCACGCCGACGAGGTTGCCTTCCTCGATGACAAAGACGCGCTTGACGTCCTTGAAAATCATCATGGCGGCCACTTCCACGATGCGGGTATCGGGGGTTGTGGTTTCGTAATCCTCGCGGTAGAGCTGGGAGACTTTGATTTTGTCTTCCTGTTTGAGCAGCTCCTCGAAGGGCTCGACATCGATAGAGTAATTCAGGTTCGAAATGAGCGATTTGTAATCCGGCAGAGCGGCCTTGATGAGGTCGCGGTCGTTGATCACGCCAACCAGGCGATTGCTGTGGTCAACGACGGCCAGCGCCGAGAGGCGGTAGCGGAACATGGCGTTGGCCACGTCCTTGAGCGTGTCATCGGGTGTAACGCTGGCCACCTTGTAGCGCATGACATCGCGGACCGAGAGTTCTTTGTCAATGGAAACGCCGGTGTCGGAGACGAGTTTGATGAAATCGGAAGGCAATTCGATCTTCATGATGCGATCGAGTATTGACGTCGTTCGCGCGAGACGCGCCAGCCCGGAGAGGGTCTGGAGATACAATTTGGCGATATGGGACGGGGTAAGCAGGAGGCAGACCACGTGCACGGGTTCGGGGACGCCGGTCTCGACGATACCGGGCCGGGAGATGCCTATGAGGATGAACAACTCGGAGACGGCGTCGGTACGGGCGTGGGGAAACGCGAAGCCGTGGCCGTACGAGGTGTTTTCGATTTCTTCGCGTTCGCGGACAGACTCGAGGACGGCGTCGTATCCGAACGACACTCCCTCGGCTTTGAGCATGTCCAGCAACTCGCGAACCGCCTCGTCCTTGGTGGTGGCGCGGAGGCCGAGCCTGATCCGACGTTCCATCAGAAGATTGGCCAGTTTCACGATTTATCCTCACTGTCTGCGGATTGTCCACCGGGCGCGCGACGTCGCAGTATCGCAGGCGACGCGACGCCGCCGGAGACAATGAATTTAATACCTTCCTCGACGGTCATATCGAGCAGAATGACATCGGTTTCGGGCACAACCACAACCATACCTGAAACGGGCGTCGGGGTTGACGGCACGTAGGCGATAATGGAATCGACCATCGCTCCGTCTTGCTCCATTTGCGTTCGTCCGGCCACAAAACACATCGAGTACGATCCTTTTCGCGGGTACGCCACGAGGGCCACCTCGCTGAAACCGGCGTTTTGCGTCGCGGTCATGGCCTGCAGCAGTTGCTTGGCCGACGAGTAGATCGGCCGCACGAGCGGCAGCCGCACCAGCACGCGCTCACCGTAATCATAGAGACGAGCGCCGATGAAGTTGCGCGTAATCACACCGGCCAGCAAAATCAGCAACAGCGTGGCGACCAGCCCCAGCCCCGGAACGTAGTATCCGAAAATCTTCAGGATGACCGGTCCGAGAATGCCGTCAACCGCATCGAAAAACAGGCGCAGAATGAGGTAGGTCAGAATCAGCGGAACGACGATCAGTACGCCGCTGACGAAGTACCGCTTGATGATGTCAAGTAGTGAGCGAATGATGTTCATCCGGCCAGCCCGCGCATTCTGCGTCCGATCGGAAAATATCGGGCCTGCCGGTTACTGTCAACGAGATTCATGGGCGTCAGGGTACCAGCAGGCCGAACGCCGCGGGGATGCCTGAGGCGAATTCCATGATGGGGCTCGGATAGAGGCCGAAAAGGATAACGCCCACCAGCCCGATCAGGACGACGGCAAAACCCGGCATTGACATCGGCAGCGCGTAAGGCGACTCCTCGGTGGCGAAATACATCGTCTTGATCACGTTGGCGTAGTAGTACAGCGCGAAGACGGACGTGATCAGTCCGATTCCCACCAGCCAGTACAGCCAGGTATGCACCTCATTCGATCCGGCCATCTTGATGGCGGCGGCGAAGACGTAGTATTTGGCGAAAAATCCCGCCAGCGGGGGAATGCCCGCGAGTGACAGCATAAAGACCGACATGCAGGCGGAGTAAAAGGGCGCAGTCCGAGCGAGGCCGCCGTAGCTGCTGATCTGGGTCGAGCCGGTCTTGTCCTCGAAGATCGCCACCACGGCGAACGCGCCCATGTTTGCGAAGAGGTAGGTGAACATGTAGAATGAAACGGACGCCAGCCCGATATCATTGAGGGCCAGCATGCCGATCATGATGTAGCCGGCCTGTGCGATCGATGAGAACGCAAGCATGCGTTTGATGTTGGTTTGCCGGACGGCCGCGACGTTCCCCCAGATCATTGCGGCCGCGGCCAGGACGCCGACAAGTACGCCCCAGTCATTGGGGGCCATGACATGCTCGTAGAAGACCTGAAGACCATTAATCATGATTTTGGCGAAGGCGACGAGGCCGGCGGCCTTCGAACCGACCGACAGGAAAGCGGCGACCGGAGTCGGCGCGCCTTCATAGACATCGGGAGCCCACTGATGGAACGGCGGCAACGCAAGCTTGAAGCCGAGGCCGGCAACCAGCAGCACGATACCAAGCATGGGCAGCAGACCGATTTCGCGGAACGTCAGGTGCGTGGTCGCTATGTTGACGCGCATTTGGAGCAGGTCGGTCGTACCGGACAGGCCGTAAAGGAAGGAGATCCCGTACAGCAGCAGCGCCGACGAAAAGGCGCCGACAATCAGGTACTTCACGCCCGCCTCAACTGACAGCCGGTTGTCCTTGAAGAAGGCGGCGCACACGAAGAGCGGGATAGTGGTCAGTTCCAGTCCAATGTAGAGCGACAGCAGTTCGTTGGAGGACGCCAGGAACATCATGCCGACAGTCGACAGCATGATCAGCCCGAAGAACTCGCCGCGATGGTGCTGGATTCTCTGTTCGAGTGATCCGAATGAGGATCCGATCGCCATAAACGCCGCCCCGATAAAGATGACCTTGAAGAAGAGCGAGCCGGCGTCGTTATAGAACATGGCGCCAAAACCGGCGCCTTCAGGCGTCACCGCCAATACGACACCGGTCACCAGAAGACCGAGCATCGCGACGTAACCGGTGGTCGTTCCCGAGCGGCGCTTTGTCAGCAGGTCGTACGCAATGGTCGCCAGCGCCCAGACGAACAGCACCAGCTCGGGGGCCATCACGCGCAGATTAACTGGAGGAAGCTGGAAGTCCATACATCCTTACCGCGCCATCAGGGTCACGAGGTGTTCGAGCGTAGCCTGCATCAGCTCGTTGAGCGGTTTGGGATACAGGCCGATCCACAGGGTGAACACCATCAGCGGCGCCACCGTCACTATCTCTCGGAAGTTGATTTCGGTCAATCCGCCCCACCTGGAGAGGTTGAATTCTCCGAGGAAGACATTCTGCACCATGCGAAGCATGTAAGCGGCTCCCAGGACCACGCCCAGCACGGCGATACCAACCATGACTTTGTTGAGGGCGCTGAAGGAGCCCACAAAGATCATAAACTCGGAGACAAACCCGGACATGCCGGGGAGCCCGAGCGACGCCATCGAGAAAAAGACCATGATGCCGGTGTAGATAGGCAGTTTGGAGCCGAGCCCTCCGAACAGTGCGATTTCACGGGTGTGGGCGCGGTCATACAGCACGCCCACCAAAAGGAACAGGGCGCCGGTGATTAAGCCGTGAGAGATCATCTGGAACATGCAACCGGCGATGGCCTGCACGGACGTGATGGCGCCCAGCGCCAGCATGCAATAGCCCATATGGGAGACCGAGGAATACGCGACGAGTTTTTTGAGGTCCTTCTGCGCCATGGACACCAGCGCGCCGTAAATGATGGCGATCACGCCGAGCAGGGCGATCCAGAAAGAGAAGTAGCGCACGGCATCAGGAAACATCGGCCAGCTGATCCGGAGCATACCGTATGTGCCCATTTTCAGCAGGACGCCGGCGAGGATCACCGACACCGCGGTGGGCGCCTCGACGTGCGCGTCGGGCAACCACGTATGGAAGGGCCAGACCGGGACTTTGATCGCAAACGCGATGAAGAAGAACGCGAAGCAAACCAGCTGGAGCGTGTGCGGCAGGTTTGATCCGGACTCGATCAGTTCCATCATATTGAGGGTGTGCGGCTCGGAGGTGAAGTACAGGATAAGGATGGACACCAGCATAAAAATCGAGCCGAACAAGGTATACAGGAAGAACTTGATGGCCGCATACTCCTTGCGCGGTCCCCCCCACACCCCGATCAGGAAATACATCGGCACCAGCATGACTTCCCAGAAGATGTAAAACAGGAAGAAGTCCAGCGCGACAAACACGCCCATCATGCCCGATTCCAGGAGCAGGAAGAATGCGAAGTACTCCTTGACGCGGTTTTCAATCCCGAACGAGGCCAGCAACGAGATGGTGCTCAACAGGCCGGTCAACGCCAGCAGCGGCACAGAGATGCCGTCGGCGCCGAGGTAATACTGCACGTTAAGCAACGGGATCCAGTTGAACGGGCCTTCCACAAACGCCATCGCCGCTGATGAAGCGTGGTTGATGTAGTAATCGTACAACAGCCAGAAAGAGACGACCAGCGGGGGGATACTCGCGGCGACCGAAGTCCATCGGATGGCCCATTTGGCGTTTTTGGGCAGCAGCATCACGAGGAGCATTCCCGCCAGCGGAATGAATATCAGCGAACTGAGCATTGTATGTTCGAGCCTCCCAGAAGGGTACCTACTTTTCCGTTTGTGTTTCGGCGGCCGCCTCACGGCCGGCCGACCGTTTCGCCATGAACGAAAGAGCGATCAGGGCGACGACAATGATGATGGACAGCCACGGCCAATCGAGCGCGACGTGCACCGCTTCATATTTGTAGGCCACAAAAACGAGTACACCGGCCAGTATAAACAGCGCGTAATACTGCACCGCGCCGTTCTGAATCAGCCGCAGCATGGCGGAGCCCTGGCGCACCAGCCAGCCGGATCCGTTCACCGCGCCGTCAATGATCCATGTGTCAAACCACATCTTGATATCAGACCAGACGATAGTCAGCCAGGCCGTGCCGTTGACGGCGCCGTCGACTATCCGCGCATCAAAAGTCCAGAGAAAGCGTCCGAACGCCAGAATCGGTCGGATGATGATGAGTGAGTACAGTTCGTCGAAGTACCACTTGTTGTACAGGAAGGTGTGAATAGGACGAAACCGTTCGGCGAGCCGATCGGCGGAGATTGCCTGTTTGTAATAGATCAGGTAAGCCAGGCCGATGCCGCCAACCGCGACGATGGTCGAGATGATCATCACATCCCAGTGGAAGCTGGTGTGGTACGGTTCGCCGTGGAATACAAACGAACTGAATCCATGCAGGGTCGGAATGCCGACCCACCCGGCCGTTACCGCCAGAAAGGCGAGGAAGGCAAGCGGCCACGTCATCACCCGCGGGGACTCATGGGCGTGTTCATGGCGATGATGGTCGCGGGGTTTGCCGAAAAAGGTGAGGAAACACAGCCGGAACATATAGAACGACGTCATAAAAGCGATGACGAGCGTCAGGATGTTGAAAATCGGATGACCGTGGGTTGTGGCGACAATTTCATCCTTCGACCAGAACCCGGCCAGCGGGAAGATACCGGCGATGGAGAGCGACGCGAGAATAAACGTTACGCTGGTTGTTTTCATCTTACCGAGCAGGCCGCCCATCTCCTGGATGTCGTTCGTGTGGACGGCATGGATCACGGACCCGGCAGCAAGGAACAGCAGGCCTTTGAAAAAGGCGTGTGTCATGAGATGAAACGTGCCGGCATAGAATCCGGCGGAATGAGCGTGCGGATTCATACCGACATCGTACCCATAAAGACCGAGCGCCATAATCATGTAGCCGAGCTGGCTGACAGTCGAGTATGCGAGGATGCGTTTGATGTCGTTTTGGACGAGCCCGATGGTAGCCGCGACAAAAGAGGTTATCAGGCCGATCGTCGCGACAAACATCGCGGCGTCGGGCGCACCGACATAGAGGTGCATCGAGCGAGCGACCAGGTATACACCGGCCGCCACCATCGTGGCCGCGTGGATCAACGCCGAGACCGGGGTGGGGCCCTCCATTGCATCCGGCAGCCAGACATGCAGGGGGAACTGGGCGGACTTTCCGATCGCGCCGCAGAAGATGAAGGCGGCCATGACGGTCAGCACCGCGGTCGGAATCTGGCCGGTCGACGCTTTCTCGAACACGCCGCCGTAGTTGAACGTGCCGGCGTACGCGCCGACCATCATCAGACCGACAATAAACCCGAGATCGCCGATGCGGGTCGTGATAAACGCCTTCTTGCCGGCATCGGAAGCGGACTTCTTCTCAAACCAGAACCCGATCAGCAGGTAGCTCGTCAGACCGACCAGCTCCCAGAAGATGAAAATCATGAAGAAGTTGTTGGCGAGCACCAGCCCCAGCATCGAGAAGCAGAACAGCGACAGGTAGCTGAAGAACCGGCTGAAGCGGGGATCGTCCTTCATGTAGCCGAGCGAGTAAATGTGAACGCACGACGCGACGGTGGTCACGACCATCAGCATGACGGCGGTGAGACCATCGATAAGAATGCCGATTTCGAAATTGATGCCTTTAAAGGTCGTCAGATAGAAATACGACTCGTACGGTACGCCGTGTCGTCCGAGTGTTTCGATCAGGACCGCAAGCGACATGAGCCACGAAGTCAGGATCGAGGCGATGGACCATCCGGCAGACAGCTTCTCGTTCCATCGCAGGAAGAAGATGATCATGACGAACGAGAACAGCGGAACCAGCGCGATCAGGTATGCATATTGTGTCATGATCGTATCCCTACCACTTCATCACGCTGAAGTTGTCGGTTTCGACGCCGCGCCAGTTTCGATAGACGAGCAGGACGATGGCCAGGCCGACGGTAGCTTCGGCGGCGGCGACGACGACGATGAAGATGGCGAACAACTGGCCGGCCAGCGGTTCCCCGGCCATATATTTGTTGAAGGCAACGAGATTGATATTGACGGCGTTAAACATCAGTTCAAGCGACATGAGGATCCCGATCACGTTGCGTCGGGTTATGACGCCGAACAGGCCGATCGCAAAGAGGATTGCGGCAAGATAGAGATAATGATGCATCAGGATCTCTCCCCCCGCGCGAGGACAACGGCGCCTATCAGGGCTGCCAGCAGCAGCACCGACACGACCTCAAAGGGAAGCATATACTTCGTCATCAGCAGTTTTCCGATGGTCAGGACGTTGTCGTCGGGCAGTCCCTGCTTGGCCCAATTCCAGACGTTGCTCTTGTAGATCAGACCGATCACGACAAAGACAAAGAGCACACAGGCAAACAGGGCCGGCAGAGCGTGCCGGTTGACCTGCTTGATCGTTCGGGAAGCGAGATTGGAGGTCAACATGATGGCGAAGATCATCAGTATCGCCACGGCGCCGACGTAGATGAGGACCTGTGCGGCCGCGAGAAATTCCGCATGCAGCAGGATGAAAATCCCCGCGACGGAAAACAGGCAGAGGATCAGAAACAAAGCGCAATGGAAGATATTTTTCAGAGATACGACGGCGATTGCCGACAGGATGGTGACGGCCGCCACAATCCAGAACACCGGACCGACGGAGGCATCCATGCTCAGGCGTCTCCTTTCTTGTCGTCATCCGAGGGCGTGGTATCCGGCGCCGGATCGCTGTCGGGCCGGGGTGCGGGCGTGTCGGCCGGGGTACCGTGCTGACCGGGGTTGGCCGCGGCGTCGGCCGGTATCGGCTCTGCCGGCGCTTTGGGGGCGGGCTTCGCGGTCGTCTTTTCAGCGGCCGGTTTTTTCTTGCGCGTGTCTTCGTACGGAACGTCGCGACCCATTTCCTGCAGTTTCCTCGTGTCCCAGACGAGGTCTTCCTTGTTCCAGGTCGAGAATTCGTACTTGGGAGCCAGCTTGATGGCCGAGAAATTGCACGCCTCTTCACACAGACCGCAGTAACAGCACAGGGTGTTGTCGACGACGAATGACTTGAGCTGGCGCTTTTTGTTCTCGTCGCGCGGAGCGTCTATCTGAATCGCGGCGGTCGGGCAGGCGCGCATGCACAGCATGCACATGGTGCAGTTCAACTCGCCGGTTTCCTTGTCCGACAGCAGCACGACGACGCCGCGGGAGCGTTCGAACATCTGCATCTTCTGTTCAGGATACTGGATCGTGATGGCGTGACGGCCGAGATGTTTCCCGGTGATCGTCATCCCTTTGACCAGATTGAAGAAGTCTTTCAAGACACCCATCGGACCGTATCCTCTATTACCAGTGCCACCCGGCGTATTTCATCCAACCGGCCAGAATCAGGTTGGCGAACGTGAGCGGCACGAGAAACTTCCATGCGAATTCCATCAACTGGTCGACCCGCAGACGCGGGAAGGTCCAGCGAAACAGCATCAGCAACAGCACCACCGCGAACGTCTTCAGCAGGAACCAGATCCAGGACGGCAACAGCGGTCCGTGCCAGGCGCCGAAAAAGAGCGTGGTCGCAATCGCCGACACGGTGAACAGGTTCACAAACTCCGCGAGGAAAAACATCGCGAACTTCATCCCGGAGTATTCGACGTTGTAACCGGCGACCAGTTCCTGCTCCGCCTCGGGGATATCGAACGGCGTGCGGTTTGCTTCGGCGGTAGCCGCCGTGATATAGGTCAGAAACGCGATGATCCCGAACGGCGGTTTAAAGATGAACCAGTTGAAAATGCCATTCCCCTGTTGCGCGTTGGCAATGTCCACCATCGAGAGCGACCCGGCGAACAGCACGATCGTCATGATCGACACCGCCATCGGAACCTCGTAACTGACGACCTGAGCCGCGGAGCGCATGCCGCCCAGCAGGGCATACTTGTTATTGGATCCCCACCCGGCCATCAGCAGCGAGATAACCGTGAAGGTGGTCACGGCGATGATATACAGGATGCCGACATTGAGGTCGGCTACCCAGAGGTTCTCGCCAAACGGGATGACGACATAGGCAAGGTACGCGGCCACAAAGCAGAGGACAGGCGCCCAGAAGAAGACCGCCCGATCGCGGGTGGCGACGCGGATGTCTTCCTTCTGCAGCAGCTTGACGGCATCCATAATAGTCTGGTACCAGCCGTGCCAGCCGGTGCGCATCGGACCGAAGCGCTGCTGGATATGGCCGGCGATTTTGCGCTCCCACCACACCAGAAACAGGGCCAGGACCGACAGGACGCCGAACATGACGGCGCCGAGCCCGGCGTATACCACGACTGTCAGCCAGGGTTCGGGCAGGCCCGTATCGGCCAGAAGTCCGTACATCCAGGTGAAAATGCCGTAGAGTTCCACTACCGGTCAACCTCCGGCATAATGATATCGAGCGAGGCAAAAACGGCGACCAGGTCGGCAATAAGGCAGTCTTTGATCATGATGGGCAGAGCCTGCAACTGATTGTATGAACCGCCCCGGGTCTTCACCCGCACGGGCTTGGTGGTACCGTCGGAAAGAACATACACGCCGAGTTCGCCACGGGAGTTTTCAATTCGCGCATACACCTCACCGGCCGGCGGTTTGAACGTAATGGCGTTGATCTTCTTCTTGGGCTGGATCTCCCCTTCCGGAAGTCCGTCGAGGGCCTGCGTGATAATGCGCAGCGACTGCTTGATCTCCGCCAGGCGCTGGAGGTATCGGTCGTAGCAATCGCCGTTGTGGTGAACCGGTATGTCAAAGTCGAACCGGTCGTAGATCGAGTAGGGGTCGTTCCGGCGGATATCGTAGTTGACGCCTGAGGCGCGAAGAACCGGGCCGGACACGCCGTAGGCAACCGCATC is a window of Candidatus Zixiibacteriota bacterium DNA encoding:
- the nuoH gene encoding NADH-quinone oxidoreductase subunit NuoH, with translation MELYGIFTWMYGLLADTGLPEPWLTVVVYAGLGAVMFGVLSVLALFLVWWERKIAGHIQQRFGPMRTGWHGWYQTIMDAVKLLQKEDIRVATRDRAVFFWAPVLCFVAAYLAYVVIPFGENLWVADLNVGILYIIAVTTFTVISLLMAGWGSNNKYALLGGMRSAAQVVSYEVPMAVSIMTIVLFAGSLSMVDIANAQQGNGIFNWFIFKPPFGIIAFLTYITAATAEANRTPFDIPEAEQELVAGYNVEYSGMKFAMFFLAEFVNLFTVSAIATTLFFGAWHGPLLPSWIWFLLKTFAVVLLLMLFRWTFPRLRVDQLMEFAWKFLVPLTFANLILAGWMKYAGWHW